A genomic segment from Lutibacter sp. A80 encodes:
- a CDS encoding Rrf2 family transcriptional regulator: MMLSRASKYAILSTLFLAEHVKDNKKISVRVIAETIDVPSPFLAKLFQQLVKGKIISSTKGPHGGFYLTKKNQQKTVLDIIENIDGLNRLNECFLGLSECDSSNPCPVHFIVEPFKNSILGKFRDKTIMEFSKEIVANGRKLSIKDISPEIKISENK, from the coding sequence ATGATGTTATCACGAGCAAGTAAGTATGCAATTCTGTCAACATTATTTTTGGCAGAACATGTAAAAGATAATAAAAAAATAAGTGTTCGTGTTATTGCTGAAACTATTGATGTTCCAAGTCCTTTTCTTGCAAAATTATTTCAACAATTGGTAAAAGGTAAAATTATATCTTCAACCAAAGGACCACACGGTGGATTTTATTTAACCAAAAAAAATCAACAAAAAACAGTATTGGATATTATAGAAAATATTGATGGATTAAATAGGTTAAACGAATGCTTTTTAGGGCTATCGGAATGCGATTCAAGCAATCCTTGCCCTGTACATTTTATTGTAGAACCATTTAAAAACAGTATTCTAGGGAAATTTAGAGATAAAACTATTATGGAGTTTTCTAAGGAAATTGTGGCAAATGGCAGAAAATTAAGTATCAAAGATATCTCTCCAGAAATAAAAATTTCAGAAAATAAATAA